The following are from one region of the Paenibacillus protaetiae genome:
- a CDS encoding GDP-L-fucose synthase family protein: protein MDINSTIYVAGHRGLVGSAITRALHKNGYSNTVLRSRTELDLQDRNSVFHFFEQEKIDYVFLAAAKVGGIVANSEYPADFIRDNLLIQTNVIDAAYRFGVKKLLFLGSTCIYPKFAPQPMKEEYLLTGELEPTNQPYAIAKIAGITMCQSYNRQYGTNYISVMPTNMYGPNDNFDLKTSHVLPALIRKFHEAKVNHAIQVEVWGTGLPRREFLHADDLADACLFLMNNFEGNEIVNIGVGEDISIKELAYLIKDVVGYEGEVVFNSSIPDGTPRKLVDVTRINELGWKASIPLEEGIRAVYDTFQKDYLVRQ, encoded by the coding sequence ATGGATATTAATTCCACGATCTATGTGGCTGGTCATCGAGGGTTGGTTGGCTCTGCGATAACGAGAGCATTACATAAAAATGGTTACTCGAATACGGTTTTGCGTTCAAGAACTGAATTGGATCTTCAAGATCGCAATTCAGTTTTTCATTTTTTTGAACAAGAAAAAATCGATTACGTATTTCTTGCTGCTGCAAAGGTTGGGGGGATTGTTGCAAACAGTGAATATCCGGCTGATTTTATAAGGGATAATTTGCTTATTCAAACGAATGTAATAGATGCAGCTTACCGTTTTGGAGTAAAAAAGCTTCTATTCTTAGGATCAACCTGTATTTATCCAAAATTTGCACCTCAGCCAATGAAAGAAGAGTACCTATTGACTGGGGAGCTTGAGCCTACGAATCAGCCCTATGCAATTGCAAAAATTGCAGGAATAACTATGTGCCAATCTTATAACAGACAGTATGGAACTAACTATATCTCAGTAATGCCAACGAATATGTATGGCCCAAATGATAACTTTGATCTTAAAACTTCACATGTTCTTCCTGCTCTTATTCGTAAATTTCATGAAGCGAAAGTTAATCACGCAATTCAAGTTGAGGTATGGGGAACAGGCTTACCGCGTCGGGAGTTTCTTCATGCTGATGACTTGGCAGACGCTTGCTTATTTTTAATGAACAATTTTGAGGGAAACGAAATTGTAAATATTGGTGTTGGTGAAGATATCTCAATTAAAGAACTGGCTTACCTAATCAAAGATGTTGTTGGTTATGAGGGAGAAGTCGTATTCAATTCTTCTATACCAGATGGCACGCCGCGAAAACTTGTTGATGTGACAAGGATTAATGAACTCGGCTGGAAAGCTTCAATTCCGCTCGAAGAGGGAATAAGAGCCGTATACGATACGTTTCAAAAGGATTATTTAGTCAGACAATAA
- a CDS encoding sugar transferase, which produces MSPTPQRNDTEAVIEGNYTTFADGKTRTTEKYLVVKRMMDFTLAFIGLAFLSPLFIIVSILIKLEDPKGSVFFYQTRVGKDEKPFRMYKFRSMVTNAEELLENLLDRNEIKGAMFKIKDDPRITRIGGFIRRTSIDELPQLWNVIRGDMSLVGPRPPLPREVEEYTAYDKKRLSILPGCTGLWQVSGRNRLGFKEMVELDLEYIHKRNIGMDIKILIKTARALRGSQDAY; this is translated from the coding sequence ATGTCTCCTACGCCGCAGCGAAATGATACTGAAGCCGTTATAGAGGGGAATTATACCACTTTTGCTGATGGAAAAACTAGAACTACAGAAAAATATTTAGTGGTGAAACGAATGATGGATTTTACACTAGCTTTTATTGGTTTAGCTTTTTTGTCACCTCTATTTATTATTGTCTCTATTTTGATTAAGTTAGAGGATCCGAAAGGTTCTGTATTCTTTTATCAGACTCGTGTAGGTAAGGACGAAAAACCTTTTCGAATGTACAAATTCCGATCCATGGTAACGAACGCAGAAGAATTACTGGAAAATTTGCTGGATAGAAACGAGATTAAAGGGGCTATGTTTAAAATCAAAGACGATCCTCGAATAACTCGAATAGGAGGATTCATACGGCGTACCAGCATCGATGAGCTGCCTCAGCTTTGGAATGTAATTCGTGGGGACATGTCGTTAGTAGGACCACGTCCCCCTCTGCCGCGTGAAGTAGAAGAATATACAGCATATGATAAAAAACGTTTAAGTATTTTGCCTGGTTGCACCGGTCTCTGGCAAGTCAGCGGTCGAAATCGTCTGGGCTTTAAAGAGATGGTTGAACTTGATTTGGAATATATTCATAAACGCAATATTGGGATGGATATAAAGATCTTGATAAAGACTGCGAGGGCTTTAAGAGGGTCCCAAGATGCATACTAG
- the galU gene encoding UTP--glucose-1-phosphate uridylyltransferase GalU, with amino-acid sequence MKKVKKAIIPAAGLGTRFLPATKAMPKEMLPIVDKPTIQYIVEEAIESGIEDIIIVTGKGKRAIEDHFDHAFELENNLFSKGKFDLLDEVQRSSNVDIHYIRQKEAKGLGHAVWCARNFIGNEPFAVLLGDDIVQADTPCIRQLAEQYEQVQKSVIGVQTVLDNETHRYGIVAPVKKLGRLYEVETFVEKPAPGQSPSNLAIMGRYILTPDIFTFLEQQEAGAGGEIQLTDAIQKLNEIQGVYAFDFQGTRYDVGEKLGFIMTTLEFALQNPELSVPLLAKLETIVEREHLGKINTLMR; translated from the coding sequence ATGAAAAAAGTAAAAAAAGCGATCATTCCTGCAGCTGGTCTTGGCACAAGGTTTTTGCCCGCTACGAAGGCGATGCCCAAAGAAATGCTCCCTATCGTAGATAAACCAACAATTCAATATATTGTTGAAGAAGCAATAGAATCAGGAATAGAAGACATTATTATTGTTACCGGTAAGGGTAAGCGTGCCATTGAAGATCATTTTGATCATGCTTTTGAGCTTGAAAATAATTTGTTCAGCAAAGGAAAATTTGATCTGCTTGATGAAGTACAACGTTCTTCAAACGTTGATATTCACTACATTAGACAAAAAGAAGCTAAAGGACTCGGTCATGCTGTCTGGTGCGCCAGAAACTTTATTGGAAATGAGCCATTTGCTGTTTTGCTCGGAGATGACATTGTTCAAGCAGATACACCGTGCATTCGGCAATTGGCAGAACAATATGAGCAAGTGCAGAAGTCGGTAATAGGCGTACAGACTGTACTTGATAATGAAACACATCGGTACGGAATTGTTGCTCCGGTAAAAAAACTTGGTCGATTATACGAAGTTGAAACTTTTGTTGAAAAACCTGCACCAGGGCAATCTCCATCTAATCTTGCCATTATGGGCAGATATATTTTGACGCCTGATATATTTACATTCCTTGAACAACAAGAAGCTGGTGCTGGAGGAGAAATTCAGCTTACCGATGCAATTCAGAAATTGAATGAAATTCAAGGAGTTTATGCATTCGACTTCCAGGGTACTCGTTATGATGTGGGAGAAAAACTTGGATTTATTATGACAACACTTGAATTCGCTCTTCAAAACCCAGAACTTAGTGTACCTCTATTAGCTAAATTGGAAACAATTGTAGAGCGTGAACACCTAGGTAAAATAAATACCTTAATGAGGTGA
- a CDS encoding CpsD/CapB family tyrosine-protein kinase, with amino-acid sequence MRRSINDSSLIVTVNPKSPISEVYRTLRTNIQYSSLEHSLQIIMVTSSVAGEGKTTTVSNLAVTYAQEGKKVLLIDADMRKPSLHQVFEKTNRLGLSTILSHPSSIESAIQDTIIDNLSILPSGPIPENPSELLSSENMREFLTQLRDKYEIVLIDTPPILAVIDGSIISTLCDGVILVAGAGRVKKQHLNKAIKQLEHVNASMIGFVLNQTSKDDQDIFYMKYYG; translated from the coding sequence ATGCGACGCTCAATCAATGACAGCAGTTTAATTGTAACTGTTAATCCCAAATCACCGATTTCCGAAGTGTATAGAACTTTAAGAACAAATATTCAATACAGTTCATTAGAGCATTCGTTACAAATCATAATGGTTACGTCATCAGTGGCCGGTGAAGGCAAAACCACAACAGTCAGCAACCTTGCAGTTACTTATGCTCAAGAGGGAAAAAAGGTTTTGTTAATCGATGCCGACATGAGAAAGCCCTCTCTTCATCAAGTTTTTGAAAAAACTAACCGACTTGGGTTGAGCACAATATTATCCCATCCATCTTCAATTGAATCAGCAATCCAAGATACTATCATAGACAACTTGTCTATTCTTCCTTCCGGACCTATCCCTGAGAACCCTTCTGAATTATTGTCTTCTGAGAATATGCGAGAATTCTTAACTCAACTGCGAGATAAATACGAAATTGTATTAATTGATACGCCCCCAATATTGGCTGTGATTGATGGGTCAATCATTAGTACTTTATGCGACGGTGTCATCCTAGTTGCTGGTGCGGGCAGAGTGAAGAAACAGCATCTGAACAAAGCAATCAAACAATTAGAACACGTGAACGCATCTATGATTGGCTTTGTACTTAATCAAACAAGTAAGGATGATCAAGATATATTCTATATGAAATATTACGGATAA
- a CDS encoding YveK family protein — protein MELKQYFKIMAKKWWLIALIVFAGVTAAAIKSTVLTTPIYFANSKIIVNQSNGTNDQVTSVNVGNIQTSFYLINSYKEIIKSEAIMDKVVEKYPDLNASPGEIAAKISVTAASNSQVMNLSYQDYSYKKAADIVNAVAEVFKDQIPNIMSIDNITILTKADPEANPSPINFNPIMNIIISFIISLMIAIGIVFFIDYLDDTLKTENEVGELLQLPVLAVVGKISKDDLKASRKMVVNNNKQVGDTSYATLNQ, from the coding sequence ATGGAACTGAAACAATATTTTAAGATTATGGCTAAGAAGTGGTGGCTTATCGCATTGATTGTCTTTGCAGGGGTTACTGCTGCAGCAATTAAAAGCACTGTTTTAACAACACCTATATATTTTGCTAACTCAAAAATTATTGTCAATCAATCCAATGGGACTAATGATCAAGTGACTTCTGTTAATGTAGGCAACATTCAGACTAGTTTTTATTTAATTAATTCTTACAAAGAAATTATTAAGTCAGAGGCTATTATGGACAAAGTAGTGGAGAAGTATCCTGATTTAAATGCTAGCCCTGGGGAAATTGCAGCTAAAATATCGGTGACTGCAGCTAGTAACTCTCAGGTTATGAATTTATCTTATCAGGATTATTCTTATAAAAAAGCAGCTGATATTGTGAACGCAGTAGCTGAAGTGTTTAAAGATCAAATTCCAAATATTATGAGTATTGACAACATAACGATATTAACAAAGGCGGATCCTGAGGCAAATCCTTCACCAATTAATTTTAATCCAATTATGAATATTATAATCAGTTTTATTATCTCACTTATGATTGCAATCGGAATTGTTTTTTTCATTGATTATCTGGACGATACTTTGAAGACGGAGAACGAAGTTGGAGAGCTGCTCCAGCTCCCGGTTCTAGCTGTTGTAGGGAAGATTTCTAAAGATGATTTAAAAGCCTCGCGCAAAATGGTTGTAAATAACAACAAACAAGTAGGTGACACTTCATATGCGACGCTCAATCAATGA
- a CDS encoding VanZ family protein — translation MRITLTIIWAIALFIFTCSFNFHQLITEHYIHFVHNSHPDWSELFKLDFEFDDSEWVTRKIGHFVGFGLLGVLASNFGKYKSAFLYSVMYAALTEVLQLFFFRGGRIYDIINDSAGILFAYVVCRIVFGTSQRHKRKVK, via the coding sequence GTGCGCATCACACTTACAATCATCTGGGCAATCGCCCTGTTCATCTTCACTTGCTCCTTCAATTTCCACCAACTAATCACGGAGCACTACATTCATTTCGTCCACAACTCTCATCCCGATTGGTCGGAACTGTTCAAGCTGGACTTTGAGTTTGACGATTCGGAATGGGTTACGCGCAAAATCGGCCATTTTGTCGGATTCGGATTGCTTGGGGTACTGGCGTCGAACTTTGGCAAATATAAGTCTGCTTTCTTGTATTCTGTAATGTACGCAGCTTTAACGGAGGTGCTGCAGTTGTTTTTCTTCCGTGGCGGACGGATATATGACATCATAAATGATTCCGCAGGCATCCTGTTTGCTTATGTAGTGTGTCGTATTGTTTTCGGGACAAGCCAGAGACATAAAAGAAAGGTCAAATAA
- a CDS encoding helix-turn-helix transcriptional regulator — translation MELLDLVKKHAPVTGDQLAEHLGVSRPTLRSDLSLLVMLGMLDAKPKVGYFLGNVLDTGNRSARLFQSITVREVMGIPVNIPDKLSVHDAVITLFTENADTLLIVNDHKRFVGIVTPKDLLKITLGNSSAAAIPISLVMTRYPNIVTVLPDDSVLSAIHKMLLHQVDCLPVINPNPDVMQLPEVAGWLSKSNIVRLMSDASAAEQGEACL, via the coding sequence TTGGAACTGCTTGATCTGGTTAAAAAGCATGCGCCGGTTACCGGCGATCAATTGGCTGAGCATCTAGGCGTTAGCCGCCCGACACTCAGGTCTGATTTGTCACTGCTTGTCATGCTGGGCATGCTGGATGCTAAGCCGAAGGTTGGTTATTTCCTCGGAAATGTACTGGATACGGGGAACAGGTCCGCGCGGCTTTTTCAATCGATTACGGTTCGAGAAGTGATGGGGATTCCTGTAAATATTCCAGATAAGCTGTCCGTTCATGACGCGGTTATTACATTGTTTACCGAAAATGCCGACACGCTCCTCATTGTGAATGATCACAAACGGTTTGTGGGTATCGTTACACCTAAGGATTTGCTGAAAATCACTCTCGGCAATTCATCTGCCGCTGCGATTCCGATCAGCCTGGTAATGACCCGTTATCCCAATATTGTAACGGTTCTGCCGGATGACTCTGTATTAAGCGCTATACATAAAATGCTCCTTCACCAGGTGGATTGTTTGCCGGTTATTAACCCGAATCCAGATGTTATGCAGCTGCCGGAAGTTGCCGGTTGGCTGTCCAAATCCAACATCGTCCGCTTGATGTCTGACGCATCGGCAGCGGAACAGGGGGAAGCTTGCCTATGA
- a CDS encoding pyruvate, water dikinase regulatory protein, which yields MMPLQDQEQQYIYVCSDAVGETAEAVAKATLRQFSSSTSVKVKRYGHIKTEDEIAEIVKEAAAHGGFISYTLVLPELREAMRLEAVRQGVPAVDVMGPMMEAFIDTFGSFPKRTPGLLHSIDADYIRRMEAIEFAVRYDDGKDARGFTQAEVVLIGVSRTSKTPLSIFLSHKGIRTANLPLMPEVKVPPELTTGPGRLIVGLTMNPEQLLGIRTERLKALGLPAPSHYASLERIMEEMNYASEIMESLGCPVIDVTNRAIEETAGIIMNWLYR from the coding sequence ATGATGCCACTACAGGATCAGGAGCAGCAGTACATCTATGTATGCTCTGATGCGGTTGGGGAAACCGCTGAAGCTGTCGCCAAAGCAACGCTTCGGCAATTCTCATCCTCAACATCGGTAAAGGTGAAGCGGTACGGCCATATTAAGACCGAAGATGAAATTGCGGAAATTGTGAAAGAAGCAGCCGCTCATGGCGGTTTCATCAGCTACACGCTTGTCCTGCCTGAACTTCGTGAAGCGATGCGGCTGGAAGCTGTGCGGCAGGGCGTTCCTGCTGTAGATGTCATGGGGCCGATGATGGAAGCTTTCATTGATACGTTCGGCAGCTTCCCGAAACGGACGCCCGGCTTGCTGCATTCCATCGATGCCGATTACATCCGCCGGATGGAGGCCATTGAGTTCGCTGTCCGTTATGATGACGGTAAAGATGCGCGGGGCTTCACGCAAGCGGAAGTTGTGCTGATTGGCGTATCCCGCACATCGAAAACGCCGTTAAGCATCTTCTTGTCCCATAAAGGCATACGGACCGCTAATCTTCCGCTGATGCCGGAGGTGAAAGTTCCACCGGAGCTGACAACCGGTCCGGGAAGGCTTATCGTTGGTCTGACGATGAATCCCGAACAGCTTCTCGGCATTCGAACGGAGCGGTTAAAAGCGCTTGGCCTTCCGGCTCCAAGCCATTATGCGTCGCTCGAACGCATTATGGAGGAAATGAACTATGCATCCGAAATCATGGAATCGCTTGGCTGTCCTGTTATTGATGTAACGAACCGGGCTATTGAGGAAACGGCCGGTATTATAATGAATTGGCTTTATCGCTAG
- the glpX gene encoding class II fructose-bisphosphatase — MERELSLELIRVTELAALASAPWMGRGDKNAADGAATEAMRRMFDTVSIQGTVVIGEGEMDEAPMLYIGEQVGSMNGPEVDVAVDPLEGTELVTKGLNNALAVLAVAPKGQLLHAPDMYMEKLAVGPALAGKLSLDDPIHTTVEKAALALGKPVSDLTVMLLDRERHEQMITELRRMGVRIKFLSNGDVAGAMAPAFPETGIDLYVGSGGAPEGVLAAAALKCLGGELQGRLLPENEEQYERCLSMGLTDPRKLLHVDDMVGTSDVMFAATGVTPGEFLGGVRYFPDQRAETHSMVMRAQTRTVRYIRTLHYLPNKPLLRDK, encoded by the coding sequence ATGGAACGCGAACTTTCACTTGAGCTTATTCGGGTAACCGAGCTGGCCGCTTTGGCTTCTGCCCCATGGATGGGACGCGGCGACAAGAACGCCGCCGATGGTGCGGCTACAGAGGCCATGCGCCGAATGTTCGACACCGTATCGATTCAAGGAACGGTAGTCATTGGCGAAGGGGAAATGGATGAAGCGCCTATGCTCTACATCGGTGAGCAGGTTGGCAGCATGAATGGACCTGAAGTAGATGTAGCCGTAGATCCGCTGGAAGGCACAGAACTTGTAACTAAAGGCTTGAACAACGCGCTTGCTGTACTGGCCGTTGCACCAAAAGGACAGCTTCTCCATGCTCCCGATATGTATATGGAAAAGCTGGCGGTTGGCCCGGCTCTGGCAGGCAAATTAAGCCTTGATGACCCCATCCACACAACAGTGGAGAAAGCCGCTCTTGCGCTTGGCAAACCGGTTTCGGATTTGACCGTTATGCTTCTGGACCGCGAACGGCATGAACAGATGATTACGGAACTCCGCAGAATGGGTGTGCGCATCAAGTTCCTGTCCAATGGTGATGTAGCCGGAGCGATGGCGCCGGCATTCCCGGAAACCGGCATCGATCTGTATGTCGGATCGGGCGGCGCTCCTGAAGGCGTGCTTGCTGCAGCTGCTCTTAAATGTTTAGGCGGTGAACTTCAAGGCCGCTTGCTGCCAGAAAATGAAGAACAATATGAACGGTGCTTGTCGATGGGCCTTACCGACCCAAGGAAACTGCTTCATGTGGATGACATGGTTGGCACCAGCGACGTCATGTTTGCCGCAACAGGTGTAACACCTGGGGAATTCCTTGGCGGCGTCCGTTATTTCCCGGATCAGCGTGCAGAAACTCATTCCATGGTTATGCGTGCTCAAACCCGGACCGTTCGCTACATTAGAACATTGCACTATTTGCCTAACAAACCGCTGCTTCGCGATAAATAA
- the ndk gene encoding nucleoside-diphosphate kinase, whose translation MSRTFVMVKPDGVERGLIGEIVARFECKGFKIKEAKLMQIERSLAETHYGEHKERPFFGDLVDFITSGPVFAMVLEGKDAVKNARSLIGKTNPADAEPGTIRGDLAMDVSSNIIHGSDSDESAEREIKLFFQ comes from the coding sequence ATGTCACGTACGTTTGTTATGGTTAAACCGGATGGAGTAGAACGCGGCCTGATTGGAGAAATCGTTGCCCGTTTTGAATGCAAAGGATTCAAAATTAAAGAAGCTAAGCTGATGCAAATTGAGCGTTCCTTGGCTGAAACGCACTATGGCGAGCATAAAGAGCGCCCTTTCTTCGGTGATTTGGTCGACTTCATTACTTCCGGTCCGGTATTTGCCATGGTACTGGAAGGGAAGGACGCAGTGAAGAATGCCCGCTCCCTGATCGGCAAAACCAATCCGGCAGATGCCGAGCCAGGAACGATTCGCGGCGATCTTGCGATGGACGTGTCCTCCAACATTATTCACGGATCGGATTCCGATGAAAGCGCAGAGCGTGAAATCAAATTGTTTTTCCAGTAA
- a CDS encoding carbohydrate ABC transporter permease, with translation MAITRQEVNLQSAPQRPAIKEHIPASFRRRWKDHVLGYFFLAPSLVLFGIFLFYPLVQSVYLSFHLTDPRGRIAAFVGLDNYSHLLSSSVFWNSLKVTVYYALYTVPAGIMIGIVTAGLVHTKLRGMRLFQFLFSVPVAMSVSTSSVIWMILFHPTMGMLNYFLNKLGFSSVQWLTDDAWALVSIAIMTVWMNSGLHFIILLSGLQSIPEDIIESAKIDGSGPVRTFIRIVLPLLSPTIFFLIVLSVMSAFQSFGQIHILTKGGPAGATDVFVYSIYREAFMNYQFGTGSALSLVLFAIILLLTAIQFLFLEKKVHYQ, from the coding sequence ATGGCTATAACCAGGCAAGAGGTTAACTTGCAATCCGCGCCGCAAAGACCCGCAATCAAAGAGCATATTCCTGCCTCCTTTCGCCGCCGGTGGAAGGATCACGTGCTGGGTTACTTTTTTTTAGCCCCTTCGCTTGTGTTGTTTGGCATCTTTTTATTTTATCCGCTTGTGCAGTCGGTTTACTTAAGCTTTCACTTAACCGATCCGAGAGGAAGAATCGCAGCTTTTGTCGGTCTGGACAACTACTCCCACTTATTGTCGTCTTCCGTATTCTGGAACAGCCTTAAGGTTACGGTCTATTACGCTTTATATACGGTTCCGGCCGGCATAATGATCGGTATCGTAACGGCCGGGCTTGTCCATACAAAACTTCGCGGCATGCGGCTGTTCCAGTTTCTGTTTTCGGTACCGGTCGCCATGTCGGTGAGCACCTCGTCTGTGATATGGATGATCTTGTTCCATCCTACAATGGGCATGCTGAATTACTTCCTGAACAAGCTAGGCTTCTCTTCGGTCCAGTGGCTGACGGACGATGCTTGGGCGCTTGTTTCTATCGCAATTATGACCGTCTGGATGAACTCCGGCCTTCATTTCATCATTTTGCTGAGCGGATTGCAGAGCATTCCGGAAGACATCATAGAAAGCGCTAAAATCGACGGCTCAGGCCCAGTTCGCACGTTCATTCGCATAGTGCTTCCGCTGCTGTCGCCTACGATTTTTTTTCTGATCGTACTTTCGGTTATGAGCGCATTCCAGTCATTTGGACAAATTCATATTTTGACCAAAGGCGGGCCGGCGGGAGCTACAGACGTATTCGTATATTCCATCTACCGCGAAGCGTTTATGAATTACCAGTTCGGTACCGGCAGTGCGCTTTCGCTCGTGCTGTTCGCCATTATTTTGCTGCTGACCGCCATTCAATTCCTGTTTCTTGAAAAGAAGGTGCATTATCAATGA
- a CDS encoding carbohydrate ABC transporter permease — translation MQRLIRPAVVYVLLTAAAILVVYPVLYAILQTFMTTEEASAYPPKLFPSSLYLGGVRKVMELVPIGSFIGNSFVVSAAIMTGQVIIASLAAYAFVYIRFIGSKFWFALFLSTMMVPWEVTIIPNYLTVKAWGWLDTYSALIVPFLASAFGVFLLRQYFLQLPRELYEAARMDGCSHGRHFAGIVLPLSRPIIATLAVYSFLQAWNTYLWPLLVTNSDGMRTVQIGVSMLQFEEVTAWNLVLCGITLMLLPSLLILVFGLKQLVRGIAAGAVKG, via the coding sequence ATTCAGCGTCTGATTCGTCCTGCTGTTGTTTATGTGCTGCTGACTGCAGCAGCCATCCTGGTCGTTTACCCGGTGCTGTACGCTATTCTTCAAACGTTTATGACAACGGAAGAAGCAAGCGCTTATCCGCCTAAGCTGTTTCCATCCAGCCTCTATCTGGGAGGAGTCCGCAAAGTAATGGAACTTGTTCCGATCGGTTCCTTTATCGGGAACAGTTTTGTTGTCTCGGCCGCTATTATGACCGGACAAGTGATCATTGCAAGCCTTGCAGCTTATGCGTTTGTATACATCCGGTTTATCGGCAGCAAATTCTGGTTTGCCTTGTTTTTATCCACGATGATGGTTCCGTGGGAAGTGACAATCATCCCTAACTATTTAACGGTCAAAGCTTGGGGATGGCTTGACACCTATAGCGCGCTTATCGTCCCGTTTCTCGCATCGGCTTTTGGCGTCTTTTTGCTCCGCCAATACTTTTTGCAGCTGCCGCGCGAGCTGTATGAGGCCGCCCGAATGGACGGCTGCTCGCACGGAAGGCATTTTGCCGGGATTGTATTGCCCTTGTCCCGCCCGATTATCGCTACGCTCGCTGTTTATTCTTTCCTGCAAGCCTGGAACACGTATTTATGGCCGCTGCTGGTAACTAACAGCGATGGCATGCGAACGGTGCAAATTGGCGTCAGCATGCTGCAATTCGAGGAAGTAACCGCATGGAACCTCGTTTTGTGCGGCATCACGCTCATGCTGCTGCCCTCTCTGCTCATTCTTGTTTTTGGCTTAAAACAGCTTGTTCGAGGGATTGCCGCAGGCGCTGTCAAAGGCTGA
- a CDS encoding ABC transporter substrate-binding protein produces the protein MGNKKVLIPLATAAIMVVLAACSNSANTTTGSGSTNTKDAATTEPTAQTAAGGSTSATGTNTPIKVTWWHSMGGEVGKAATELVKQFNETHPDIQVEEVYQGAYDESLNKMKASMDSKSGPSLIQVYEIGSRYMIDSGAITPVQNFIDAEGYDLSQIEKNIAGYYTFDGKLYSMPFNTSNPILYYNKNLFKEAGLDPEKPPATFDEVKQDALAITNKTGKSGASFAIYGWFMEQLLANQGKEFVNNGNGRTGTATESLVNSDAAVNTLKWWKDLIDSKAAINLGRKTDDTKKAFLAGQIGMTLDSTASLRGIVDGAGSNFEVGTAFLPKASASDQGGVVVGGASLWILNNKPEAEQKAAWEFIKFLAQPESQAYWHISTGYFPITTKAYEQQSVIDNMAKYPQFKTAVDQLHATNLTTATQGAVIGVFPEARQLVESAVEETFNGKDAKAALDSAAKAITEKIGNYNKTVKK, from the coding sequence ATGGGTAACAAAAAAGTGCTGATTCCGCTCGCAACGGCAGCCATTATGGTCGTTTTGGCAGCTTGCAGCAATTCGGCGAATACAACAACGGGAAGCGGCTCTACGAATACGAAGGATGCTGCGACAACCGAGCCGACAGCACAAACCGCAGCAGGCGGCAGTACATCTGCAACTGGCACCAACACGCCAATTAAAGTCACCTGGTGGCATTCCATGGGAGGCGAAGTCGGCAAAGCGGCGACGGAACTCGTCAAGCAATTTAACGAAACGCATCCTGATATTCAAGTGGAAGAAGTGTATCAAGGGGCTTATGACGAAAGCTTAAACAAAATGAAAGCGTCCATGGATTCCAAAAGCGGTCCGTCGCTTATTCAGGTTTACGAGATTGGTTCCCGTTATATGATCGACTCCGGGGCCATTACGCCGGTACAAAATTTTATTGATGCGGAAGGTTACGACCTGTCGCAAATCGAAAAAAACATTGCCGGCTACTATACGTTTGACGGCAAGCTGTATTCGATGCCTTTTAACACGTCCAATCCGATCCTCTATTACAATAAAAACCTGTTCAAAGAAGCGGGTCTTGATCCGGAGAAACCGCCGGCTACATTCGATGAAGTAAAGCAGGACGCTTTGGCTATTACGAACAAAACCGGCAAATCCGGCGCATCCTTTGCGATCTACGGCTGGTTCATGGAGCAGCTGCTGGCGAACCAAGGCAAAGAATTCGTGAACAATGGCAACGGCCGCACCGGTACTGCTACGGAATCGCTGGTTAACAGCGATGCGGCAGTAAATACGCTGAAATGGTGGAAGGACCTGATCGACAGCAAAGCCGCCATCAACCTCGGACGCAAAACCGATGATACGAAAAAAGCTTTCCTTGCCGGACAAATCGGCATGACGCTGGATTCCACCGCATCCCTGCGCGGTATTGTGGACGGAGCCGGCAGCAACTTCGAAGTCGGAACCGCCTTCCTGCCGAAGGCTTCCGCATCGGATCAAGGCGGCGTTGTCGTTGGCGGCGCCAGCTTGTGGATCTTGAACAATAAGCCGGAAGCCGAGCAAAAAGCGGCATGGGAGTTCATCAAATTCCTGGCGCAGCCGGAATCGCAAGCTTACTGGCACATCAGCACAGGTTACTTCCCGATTACAACCAAAGCCTATGAACAGCAAAGCGTCATCGACAATATGGCCAAATACCCTCAATTCAAAACAGCGGTTGACCAGCTCCATGCTACTAATCTGACGACCGCAACCCAAGGCGCCGTAATCGGTGTCTTCCCTGAAGCCCGCCAGCTCGTCGAAAGCGCAGTAGAAGAAACGTTTAACGGCAAAGACGCTAAAGCTGCTCTAGACTCGGCAGCAAAAGCGATCACGGAGAAGATCGGGAACTATAACAAGACGGTTAAGAAGTAA